Below is a window of Quercus robur chromosome 6, dhQueRobu3.1, whole genome shotgun sequence DNA.
AAACATTAATCAGCTTCCAGATCGTTAGGAGGGACAGCTCATCATTAACACCCCGCAAGGGCGTTACCAGGGAAGAAGAAAGTCTCCATCAAAGCTCCACCAACGGCTAGAAGAAACCACCTGCGAGTGCATGCATATAAATACATAACTCCAAAAGGGGAGGAGGTAATTCTAAAACTCTTGCATATTATTTACACAGCTTCTCTTTTGTCAATCtttctgactttggcatcgaaGGCTTTTTGGTAGGCACCACGCTAGCGACTTACAGCCATTCTTCCCTTCATTCGTTCTTGGAGATTGGGTTGGTTGAGGACGACATCAATCTGGACGATCATCCTTGGCTGATGATTTGAGCATCATCAACgcttttattttaaagttaacACACTATATATAACTTTTGTGTAAGTATTATTTTTGAGGTTTGAATTGGACCACTTGTTAATTGCCAATTTACTAGTGGCCACTTGCCCAAAAAGACGATCAGAAATATTCCTGGCAATTTTCTAATGATCATCTGCTTAACTTTCCACTCCCTATTTCTTTGTCAACAAGAGTTGCTtgcaaatgaaagaaaatatggAACCTCAGCTACGTGCTTTCCCAACGGTGGAAATCATGTTCATTGCATAAAATATTGTTCTGGTTTGGTTGACATGGTTAAAGACTTAAGCCCAAGACAAAAAACATGGCACACAAATCTTATGAGCTTATGATTAAAGGTAAGGGatgtatcaaaagtagtaaGAGATAAAGTGATTGCATTATTGACCAATAATTCAATCAATTGTTCGACAGAAACATTCTACactttctaattttaaaagGGAGTCTAGTGGTGCAAGCACTATGTAGACATTGATGCTTTTCAGCGTGGTGCTTGATTTGTTGGGGAACGTAAAATATTCATTCGGCTTTTAAGTTTTACCACTCACGTTCTCAGCTTTTAAGATTTAGGGTGTTTCATGGAGACtattgttaatatatatttttttaagtttgttcaaaaaattaatgaaaacttttttgagaatttactctttaaattggttttttattgttttacaatccaaaaaaaatgatgaaaacgGTTTGgcaatgtatttttttttcccttttctcctGAAACATCACAACCGGCAACATCCATGATCCAATTCCAACTATCTCAGTGAAATTATCTTCAACTCATTTCCACACACTTAAGTTCTGAGTCTACCCGTTAGACAACTTGTTTGTGTTAGGACCCATCTCCAATTCAGTCCATTTAGTCTTGGACTGTGCTCTCTGTCGTATAATTTGATACGTAGGTTGTAATATTAGAAGTTGGAATAAACAAGAATCCAATTGTGAAATGAGGAAATGATTTTCCATTAGTTCGTTTGAGAGAGTGCCTGGTGAATATCAGGCGAGACCTCTTATTTGAAATTCGGACAAGTTGTTTTGAATGAGATATCATGCGAGTGTTAGACAAACGTTTCTATATGAAAATTATGCATAGTTTGCTCAGGAAAGTTTCGAGTGAGCTTAAAATGATgtgttttatgcaaaaaaaaaaaaaaaaaaaaaaaaaaaaaaaaaaaaaaaaaaagttttactaaCCCATTTGACATGATTTCATGTGCTTTACAATTAAAAGtgctttcaattattttttgaaatggtaTTACACCTAATTAGTGTCATTTTATGGTGCCTATTCATTTGAATCCTCACTatatctataaaattaaaatagaggacaaaatcAGTTGTTTCCCGCAATATGtgtatacacacatatatatatatatatatatattctacataaaataatttatatagaaTTTCTTGAGTAATTCTAGAATtactatatgtatatattaggttttgttGTATCTTGAAGACAAAATGCCTGTAGGCTGTAGCCCTTTAGTTTCTGTGAAGTTAGGACAAAACAAATACTGAAgacaacattatatatatatatatatatatatatatatatttatataacttCTTGAGTATTTCTAGAATGAACATCAGTAGATACTCAAGTTTTGTTGTATCTTGAGACTATTTGCCTGTAACCCTTCATTGTTCTTTCCTTCCCCCCACTATCCCAACACTCAACTATGCTTAATTGAGAGCTGCTAGATTAGcaggtttttttttaagcttaacAATGATACATAcctaacaaatttcacaactttttttacAACATGTTGAATTGACAGAATATAATTATTGGTAACATTATTGTTATTTGGGACAACCACTATCATCACATTATGATATGATACATCAATTAGACTCTCTCTCTTTAGCTAGATGcatatctttttcattttcagtacGAAGAGTACGTACGTAGCAGTGCAGGTCTTTAGAGCTAACTTAAAAAACACACTTTCTAATTAGCGTGCATAATTTTAATGGAAAGCTAATTAATTACATTCTAAGCAGAGGGGTTAATCACGTAGCTGAGGTTTTAATGAACGGTTTAGGAGCAAGTATATACAAGCGACAAATATCCAACCCACAATTTTAATGGAAAGCTAATTAATTACATTCTAAGCAGAGGGGTTAATCTAGTCTTCAGAGTATTATACGTACTTGTCCAACTTTTACGAGGTACATCTACCACAAAACCCTAGCAAGGTCTAGCAGAAACAGAAAACATGTCTTTCTGAAAAAGGAGGAgagaatataataaaagttgtgaaAGGATGCATGGTTGCTTCTTGTTTTATTGGTGACAGAGAATATAAAAGCAGTGGAAAGTGAAGGGCTTGGTTGGGTTAGTGCGTTCAAGTCCCAATCTCTGCAATGCTGTGTAAGGCTGGCCTCCATtgcccaccaccaccaccaccaccaccatagtGCCTACCCACGCTTCTACCAGTGCTGCTGCTGGAGCTGCCATCGTTGCTTCCCAGATCATGGTGAATCTCCTGCTCCAtctgaaaatgagagagaacaCAGGCATGAATTAGAGTTAAGACTCACGTCATGAGACACTGACAATTCATAAAAGCAATAGGCATTGTcacctctctttttttgtttttttgtttatttttgctattgcAGTAGATTCACTACTAGCTTGAAGCAAGAAAAGTATTGACTTGGTTGTTACTTGtcaattgtcataagcttatGTTTGGAACTTTGCTTAAATAAGGATAAAAGTACAACTGTCATTAAAAgatttacataaataaattaattaatattgaaGCAATATAAGTAAATCATCTAAGAAATGCAGCATTACCTATCCTTTGCATTTAAGAAGTTTTATGTACTAAAAAACAAATCCATAAGTttagaaaaacaataaattttaatacacttttttttttcggcAATGGTTTAAATGACAAATTCTGATTGGTGTGCGATAAAAGCAacaatgtaaaaaaattgtaaattttattagcATTGTtgaaccattaaaaaaaaaatgcagttaAAGAAGTTGTAAAAAGTTAACAAAGTAAACTGCATCAACATATTTCGAATTCCGATAGTATTGTCTAAGGTCTATTCTTACAATTTGGTCCAATAGAGCCACACAGACCACAGAAcaaggatttttatttatttttctttcttttcgaGAGAGAAGTCCTCAGAGCAAAGATAATTGATAATTCATCAATCCAATAGAGGACAAAGTACCAAAAAGTCAATAAGTGGGGAAAAAGCCTTTGCGTGATTTCTTAAAGTGACTTTGTTTCTTTGTCGTTGCTCCTAATAAGAGACAAGTGAATGGTGGACGATGGCACTGATCTTTTCGGCAAATTAAAGGTGCTAATGTTGAAATGAACAGTGTGAAAAGATGGTTTCGAAGGACAGTACACGCATGCACTTCAGTCACCATGATCTACAATTGAAGTTCATTTGTTAAACTATATATTGACCATTCATGTTTAAGTTTCTAAACTCTCCTAGCTGTAGCATGGAATGGAACTACTACAGGAAACAATTCCATTTCATTTGTAGTTCCTTGACTCCTATACCTTGAAGTTATCACAAAACGCCTTTGGATAAAGTATTAGCAACCACCTACAAAACGAAAAATTCTTGTGCCACTTTAGTGGCACATTGGCCACAACTCGTCCCATGAAGATGGAGATTGTGGTTATTGGAGGGGTGATGGTGTCTGCCAATGTTGTGCCACTTTATATATCACAAGAATTACTCCCTACAAAACTGAAGACTCCAAGTACAGAAATCAATtcctataaattaaaaaaaaaaatgtacagaAATTAATAATGGACACAGCACACAGAGCATTGACGTACACGGATATGACTTATAAGCATCCGTGGCATGCTTTAAAGGGTAAAATGAACAGATAACCAAGTCCAACTTTATGTTTCTCCCAATAAATGCAGTCTGCAACTGCATTTGGTACCTTGTCTAGATTGCATCTGCAGCATTTAGACTTTAGAATCAACTCTCCCTCGCTAAAACAAAcgcaagaagagagaaaaaataaataatgaccGCCAATTATTCTTTTGGAGAAGAGCCTAGATGAAATTTCGTGTCCGTTGGCTAGcttattttttactaatttatttttctatgaaacttatttttattactatttatgaattttactgtactttttagtactattcaaaagttctactgtactatttcaactaatatttatatttatctacagtactttcaacaaaaaattttcaatttcagcaaaataaatagaTCCTAAACAGACCCGTCATGATCAATAGATTTCTAAGAACAACTTTTTATCACAGCACTTATTGATAAATTATAAGTGATTACTTATCATTATCACTTTCAACTCGCCACTTTTTTAGAATTGTACCAAAAATTATAGCACAAAAATTGtctacaaattttctttttgtggaaTAATTATAGAATTGCTCTAAACACACACTTAGCCTCAACTTACACATTTGTCAATTTGTGATTTCACTTACATATGGGTCCACTCTAACACTAAATACTTATATTTAGCAATGAAAAGTAATCTGATCATTGTTTAACACGTGCATGGCTAAAATTGTCTTAAACTTTTTGTTAACTATAAATAAGGCCGACATCACAATGCCTAAAAAGAATTAATCTGCAGCTTGGGGAGCATGAGGGGTGGAGGTGGGGTGGGGGGGTTGTGTTTTAGATAACATTAATAAATATACCAAATGAATTAGTTTATAAATTGCCGTGTCATTAATTATGACTATTagatagtaaaatttgtaaatacttcttattttttcaaaacttagTATACGTTGCCAACTTGccacaaactttgttttttttgctttttgtcctaatttttttaagaaacaaaaagcaataaaattagttttttttttttttttgaaattttgtgtaACTAGACTTATTAAGGCCCATTCGATACACCTattcaaacacatgttttcagtttttaaatattacatgtattttcacacaacttttcacctacacgtattttcacactttttcacctacacttattttctgttttaagTACATGTATCAAACACCACCTAAATCTCCTTTTGAAAtctacttattttgttgaaactgaaattttttttactcaaagtactatagataaatgcaaaaattagctgaaataatacataaaaacatataaataataccaaaaaatacaataagacctataaatattaacaaaaataatccataccaaacaaaaccaaattcaACATGGTACAtggaggaaaaagaaattaacaatAAGTCTTAATTAGTTTGGCTAAAAAGGCACATTTGTGAGGAATTTGAAACCAATTTTACAACGTCATCTCTTTTACGCATTTTTTATCCAGGGAAAATTTCCAATGAAATGAAACAAAGCATGTTTAACATGGTACATGGAGGAAATGCCTCGAGATCCGTAAACTAAGGAAAGTCCAGATTCCTCCAACACAATTTTCCACCAAAGATATACATGATCTGACACTTTTTTGGTTATCGttcctatttttcttttcttttataaattggtttttggtataaAGTGAATTCCCACCCGAATCTTTTGCTCAACCACAAAAGAACTTAATCAACCGACCTAATTGTAACTGAAGCATTGCATCAGTCATGCAAAATAgcctaaatgcaaaatttgatTGGAGAGTGAGTTTAAActtacatttttatattttaaacaacattatacatatttttatatattttttaccaacatattttaaaaaatcccaaACAACAATTCTCAATTTACTTTACCAAATACCCCTTAACCATTCAACTTTAAAAATACCTATCTCGGTTAGtgtaaaattatacattttaaCTATTAAATTGTAGATGtgtatatgtattttttattcattctttacGTTTTAGAAAAATGAATATCGAAAGTAGTAGATGATGGTTGTGAACGGTGGAgtaggaaaaataatttaaaaaataaaaatatacatatccTAATAAAGTaaataactaattaaaaaattgatgcaaatatttattttagtaatgatgtaaaatagaaaatataaacacatatattaaaataatcataaatttttgCACAGAATACTTAGTCTAAGTTAGACTATCAAATAATAGGTTAATAACTATGTTTTGTtaactttttgccaaaaaaaaaaaaaaaattgtttataattttaagaaaaaggaGACAGTTCAAGATAACCTACTGTACTTTTGATTACTGGAATAGTCCTTCCGTCAGTTTCATGAAAGAATGGAATAGACGCGAAAGCTACGCCTATTGCTATGACTATGACATGAGCCTAATAAATAATATGCCTACGAGGCCCCGTACTTAAGGTTTCTCGAAATCGaagcccaaaaaaaacaaaatcaaatgcCACTCTGACTAATTTACCCTAAAACATTTGAATAATTTAACAGTAAAAATCAATGAAGATTaaagtgttttttcttttaaggttTAACTGTTTTAAGTACTAACCTTATTATCAGATTTGGGATTCGGATTTGGATTCGAACAACCCGAGCCTTTTTTCCTCAACTCAGCGCCAAGCCCAAGTCCTCCTCTCTCAAGCAATTTGCCCAGTTTCACACACTTCTTTGCAGCAAACTCCTTCAACACATCTGCAACCAACAATTAAGCTAGAATAGACTGGCCATGACAAaattaatagcaaaaaaatttacccaTTAAACGAGGTATGGGAATGGCAT
It encodes the following:
- the LOC126732921 gene encoding uncharacterized protein LOC126732921, with the translated sequence MGNCQAAEAATVVIQHPGNKIERIYWSVSAQEIMTSNPGHYVALVVTSPTLKSENGTPLKQLKLLRPDDTLLIGHVYRLISFEDVLKEFAAKKCVKLGKLLERGGLGLGAELRKKGSGCSNPNPNPKSDNKMEQEIHHDLGSNDGSSSSSTGRSVGRHYGGGGGGGGQWRPALHSIAEIGT